The Blastocatellia bacterium genome has a segment encoding these proteins:
- the pstB gene encoding phosphate ABC transporter ATP-binding protein PstB has translation MATPTIAFPPYWAREAQPEPSETAASSTALIQVERLSVFYGQTAVLQDITLTFAERRVTALIGPSGCGKTTFLRALNRMNDVIPTARTQGRVLLNGENIYDPGVDVIRLRQRVGMVFQKPNPFPKSIFDNVAYGLRVNGLVRSRAELEERVEGSLRQAALWDEVKDRLHHSALTLSGGQQQRLCIARALAVQPDVLLMDEPASALDPIATEKIEQLILDLKKSYTLIIVTHNLQQAARVSDDTAFFWLGRLVEFNTTDALFAAPREKLTEDYLTGRFG, from the coding sequence ATGGCAACACCGACAATAGCTTTCCCGCCGTATTGGGCCCGAGAGGCCCAGCCCGAACCCAGCGAAACGGCGGCTTCTTCAACAGCGCTCATTCAGGTTGAGCGTCTCAGCGTGTTCTACGGCCAGACGGCCGTGCTGCAGGACATCACGCTGACGTTCGCCGAACGGCGAGTGACGGCGCTCATCGGTCCGTCCGGCTGTGGTAAGACGACGTTTCTCCGAGCCCTCAATCGGATGAACGATGTGATTCCGACGGCCCGGACGCAGGGTCGCGTCCTGCTCAACGGGGAGAATATTTACGATCCGGGGGTTGACGTCATCCGGTTGCGCCAGCGCGTAGGCATGGTCTTTCAGAAACCCAATCCCTTCCCCAAATCCATTTTTGACAATGTCGCCTACGGGCTCCGGGTGAACGGCCTGGTGCGGTCTCGAGCGGAACTTGAAGAGCGGGTGGAGGGGAGTCTCCGTCAGGCGGCTCTCTGGGACGAGGTGAAAGATCGGCTCCATCATTCGGCTTTGACGCTGTCGGGGGGCCAGCAGCAACGGCTGTGTATTGCCCGGGCGCTGGCGGTTCAACCCGACGTGCTGCTGATGGACGAGCCGGCATCGGCGCTCGATCCCATCGCCACCGAGAAGATCGAACAGTTGATCCTCGATTTGAAAAAATCCTACACGCTCATCATCGTCACCCATAATCTCCAGCAAGCCGCCCGTGTATCCGATGATACTGCTTTCTTTTGGCTTGGCCGTCTTGTAGAATTCAATACCACCGACGCGCTGTTTGCCGCTCCGAGGGAGAAGCTGACGGAGGATTATCTCACGGGGCGATTCGGATGA